Genomic segment of Streptomyces alboniger:
CTGGAGTTGGCGGCGGCTGGGGGCTGAGACTCCCACGGGCCGCGCCGCGCTCGGTTCCGGGCCGGCTCGCGCCGGGGCGATCGCCTTGGGCCGGTTCACCCCGGCTCTGGCACCCCGGCGCTGGCTCGCCCCCGCCTCGCCTCGCCCCGGTGCTGAAGAGCGGGGCCCGGGGACGAGGCCCGGGGACGGGGGCCAAGCGCGCTACTTCAGGCGGTCGCCCGGCAGCTCCCCCGCCCCCACCTCCAGCACGCCCCGCTCCGTGACCAGTGCCGTCACCAGGGAGCCCGGGGTCACGTCGAACGCGGGGTTGTGGCCGCGCGAGGCCGCCGGGGCCGTGCGGACGCCCGCCCACTCCAACACCTCGTCCTCGCCGCGCAGTTCGATATGGATGGCGTCGCCCGTCGCCGTGGCGAGGTCCACCGTCGTGGTGGGCGCCGCCACCATGAACGGGATGCCGGCGTGGGCGCACGCCAGGGCGACGGCGACCGTGCCGACCTTGTTGGCCGTGTCGCCGTTGGCGGCGATGCGGTCCGCCCCGACGATCGCCGCGTCGACCTCGCCCCGCAGGATCGTGCCCGCCGCGGCCCCGTCGGCCTGGACGTAGTGCGGGATGCCCTCCTGGACGAGTTCCCAGGCCGTCAGACGCGCCCCCTGGAGCAGCGGGCGGGTCTCGTCCGCGTACACCGCCTCGATCCGCCCCCTGGCATGCAGTTCGCGGATGACGCCGAGCGCCGTGCCCCAGCCCGCCGTGGCGAGGGCGCCGGTGTTGCAGTGGGTGAGGACGCGCAGGGGGCGGTCCGTACCGGGGCCGACGCGCTTGAGGAGCCAGTCCGCGCCGTGGGCGCCCATCGCGTGGTTGGCCTCCAGGTCCTCGCGGACGACCGCGTCCGCCTCCGCGAGCACCGCGGTGATGCCCTCGTCGACGCGGGCCGCCACCCGGTCCACGCACACCATCAGGTTCACCGCGGTGGGCCTCGCCGCGCGGACGCGGGCGATCTCCGCGTCCAGACGGTCACGGCCCCAGCCCTCGCGCTCGGCCTGCGCCATGGCGAGCGCCACCCCGTACCCGCCCGCCGCACCGATCGCGGGGGCGCCTCGGACGACCAGCCGCACGATGGCGTCGATCAGCTGGTCGACGGTGGTGACGTCGAGCCGCTCCAGGGTGTGCGGGAGTGCCGTCTGGTCGATGAGGGACAGGGACGGGTACGGCGTGCCGCCCGCCGCGGCCGCCGTCCACGTCACGGCGCGCAGATGCCGGCGGATCACCGGGGCGAATCCGAGCTGTTCATGGGCTCAACTCCGAAGGAACGAGGGCGATTCCGGCCCAGGAGGGAAGGGGCGCCGCCACCGTACCCGACGTGTGCCAACCACCTTCCGAGAGGCTCGTGGGACCGCACGGAACCCGCTGTCGCCCTCACCGCCCCCACCGCTCCCCCGGTGTCCTGTTCGGTGCCCCCGCCTCGGCGGCGTACGCGATGATCCTCGCCGTGGAACCACCACCGCCAGGAGCCGGAGCCCCCTCATGACGTCCCTCACCGACGCCCTGCCCGTCACCCGTGTCCCGCGCACCGGCCTGCCCTGCCGGGCCGTCGTGGTCGGCGACCCGGGCCGCGCTGCCGCCGTCGCCGACCTGCTGACCGACGCGAAGGAGGTCTCGTACCACCGCGAGTACCGCACCTTCACCGGCACC
This window contains:
- the mtnA gene encoding S-methyl-5-thioribose-1-phosphate isomerase — translated: MRRHLRAVTWTAAAAGGTPYPSLSLIDQTALPHTLERLDVTTVDQLIDAIVRLVVRGAPAIGAAGGYGVALAMAQAEREGWGRDRLDAEIARVRAARPTAVNLMVCVDRVAARVDEGITAVLAEADAVVREDLEANHAMGAHGADWLLKRVGPGTDRPLRVLTHCNTGALATAGWGTALGVIRELHARGRIEAVYADETRPLLQGARLTAWELVQEGIPHYVQADGAAAGTILRGEVDAAIVGADRIAANGDTANKVGTVAVALACAHAGIPFMVAAPTTTVDLATATGDAIHIELRGEDEVLEWAGVRTAPAASRGHNPAFDVTPGSLVTALVTERGVLEVGAGELPGDRLK